AAGCTGGGCGAACCGGTCTTCGACGAGCGTGAGTGCCGCCAGCGCGGCATGAGCTACGGCGCCCCGCTGCGCGTGACCGTGCGCCTGGTGATCTACGACCGCGAGTCGTCGACCAAGGCCATCAAGTACGTGAAGGAGCAGGAGGTCTATCTGGGCGAAATCCCGCTGATGACCGAGAACGGCACCTTCATCGTCAACGGCACCGAGCGCGTCATCGTCTCCCAGCTGCACCGCTCGCCGGGCGTGTTCTTCGACCACGACCGTGGCAAGACCCACAGCTCGGGCAAGCTGCTGTACAGCGCCCGCATCATTCCTTACCGCGGCTCCTGGCTGGACTTCGAGTTCGACCCGAAGGATGCGCTGTTCACCCGTATCGACCGTCGCCGCAAGCTGCCGGTGTCGATCCTGCTGCGCGCGCTCGGCTACAGCAACGAAGAGATGCTGGCCGAGTTCTTCGAGATCAACACCTTCCACATCAACCCGGATGAAGGCGTCCAGCTGGAGCTGGTGCCGGAGCGCCTGCGCGGCGAAACCCTGGGCTTCGACCTCGCCGATGGCGACAAGGTCATCGTGGAAGCCGGCAAGCGCATCACCGCACGTCACATCAAGCAGCTGGAAGCCTCGGGCATTGCCGCCCTGGCCGTGCCGGACGATTACATCGTCGGCCGCATCCTGTCGCACGACGTGGTCGATGCCTCGACCGGCGAACTGCTGGCCCAGGCCAACGACGAGATCAGCGACGAGCAGCTGCAGAACTTCCGCAAGGCCGGCGTCGATGCGGTGGGCACCCTGTGGGTGAACGACCTGGATCGTGGCCCGTACCTGTCCAACACCCTGCGCATCGATCCGACCAAGACCCAGCTGGAAGCCCTGGTCGAAATCTACCGCATGATGCGTCCGGGCGAGCCGCCGACCAAGGATGCTGCGCAGAACCTGTTCCACAACCTGTTCTTCACCTTCGAGCGCTACGACCTGTCCGCGGTCGGTCGCATGAAGTTCAACCGTCGCGTGGGCCGCAAGGAAACCACCGGCGAAGCCGTGCTGTACGACAGCAAGTACTTTGGTGAGCGCAACGACGAAGAGTCCAAGCGCCTGGTCGCTGCCCACGGCGACAGCTCCGACATCCTGGACGTGATCAAGGTCCTGACCGAGATCCGCAACGGTCGCGGCGTGGTCGATGACATCGATCACCTGGGCAACCGTCGCGTGCGTTCGGTCGGCGAAATGGCCGAGAACGTGTTCCGCGTCGGCCTGGTCCGCGTCGAGCGCGCGGTCAAGGAGCGCCTGTCGATGGCCGAGTCGGAAGGCCTGACCCCGCAGGAGCTGATCAACGCCAAGCCGGTCGCCGCTGCCATCAAGGAGTTCTTCGGCTCCTCGCAGCTGTCGCAGTTCATGGACCAGAACAACCCGCTGTCGGAAGTGACCCACAAGCGTCGCGTCTCGGCCCTGGGCCCGGGCGGTCTGACCCGTGAGCGCGCCGGCTTCGAAGTGCGCGACGTGCACCCGACCCATTACGGCCGCGTCTGCACCATCGAAACCCCGGAAGGCCCGAACATCGGCCTGATCAACTCGCTGGCGGTGTACGCCCGCACCAACAAGTACGGTTTCCTCGAGACCCCGTACCGCAAGGTCGTGGACGGCAAGGTCTTCGACGAAGTCGAGTTCCTGTCGGCCATCGAAGAGAACGAGTACGTCATTGCACAGGCCAACGCCCTGACCAATGCCGACAGCGTGCTGACCGAGCAGTTCGTTCCGTGCCGCTTCCAGGGCGAATCGCTGCTGAAGCCGCCGGCGGAAGTCCACTTCATGGACGTCTCGCCGATGCAGACCGTGTCGATCGCGGCCGCGCTGGTTCCATTCCTGGAGCACGATGACGCGAACCGCGCACTGATGGGCGCGAACATGCAGCGTCAGGCCGTGCCGACCCTGCGCTCGCAGAAGCCGCTGGTCGGTACCGGCATCGAGCGCGCCGTGGCGCGTGACTCGGGTGTGACCGTGAACGCCCGTCGTGGTGGTGAGATCGTGCAGATCGACGCCGCTCGCATCGTGGTCAAGGTGGTCGAGGAAGAGATCGTCGGTGCCACCGACGCCGGCGTCGACATCTACAACCTGGTCAAGTACACCCGTTCGAACCAGAACACCTGCATCAACCAGCGTCCGCTGGTCCAGGTGGGTGACGTCATCGCCCGCGGCGACGTGCTGGCCGACGGTCCGTCCACCGACATCGGCGAACTGGCCCTGGGCCAGAACATGCTGATCGCGTTCATGCCGTGGAACGGCTACAACTTCGAAGACTCCATCCTGCTCTCCGAGCGCGTGGTGGAAGAGGATCGCTACACCACGATCCACATCGAAGAGCTGACCTGCGTCGCGCGTGACACCAAGCTGGGGCCGGAGGAAATCTCCGCCGACATCCCGAACGTCTCCGAGCAGGCGCTGAACCGTCTGGACGAGAGCGGCGTGGTGTACATCGGTGCGGAAGTCCGCGCCGGCGACATCATGGTCGGCAAGGTCACCCCGAAGGGCGAAAGCCAGCTGACCCCGGAAGAGAAGCTGCTGCGCGCGATCTTCGGCGAGAAGGCTTCGGACGTTAAGGACAGCTCGCTGCGCGTTCCGCCGGGCATGGACGGCACCGTCATCGACGTGCAGGTCTTCACCCGCGACGGCATCGAGAAGGACAAGCGCGCCCGCCAGATCGAAGAATCTGAAATCAAGCGCGTCAAGAAGGACTTCGACGACCAGTTCCGCATCCTGGAAGCCGCCATCTACATGCGTCTGCGTTCGCAGATCGTGGGCAAGGTGGTCAACGGTGGCGCTGGCCTGAAGAAGGGCGACGTCATCAGCGACGCCTTCCTGGACGGCCTGAAGAAGGCTGACTGGTTCGCCCTGCGCATGAAGGACGAAGACGCTTCGGAAGCCATCGAGCGCGCGCAGAAGCAGATCCAGGCGCACGAGAAGGAATTCGAGCGTCGCTTCGCCGACAAGCGCGGCAAGATCACCGCCGGCGACGACCTCGCCCCGGGCGTGCTGAAGATGGTCAAGGTGTTCCTGGCCGTGAAGCGCCGCATCCAGCCGGGTGACAAGATGGCAGGCCGCCACGGCAACAAGGGTGTGGTCTCCAACGTGGTGCCGGTCGAGGACATGCCGTACATGGCCTCGGGCGAAACCGTGGACATCGTGCTGAACCCGCTGGGCGTGCCGTCGCGTATGAACATCGGCCAGATCCTGGAAGTGCATCTGGGCTGGGCCGCCAAGGGCCTGGGCCGCAAGATCCAGGCGATGATGGAAGCCCAGGCGGCGGTCGCCGACCTGCGCAAGTTCCTGGACGACATCTACAACCACGACGACACCAACGTGGCCAACCGTGTCGACCTGTCGCAGTTCAGCGACGAGGAACTGCTGCGTCTGGCCCGCAACCTGACCGACGGCGTGCCGATGGCTACCCCGGTGTTCGACGGTGCCACCGAAGCGGAAATCAAGCGCATGCTGGAACTGGCCGACCTGCCGAGCAGTGGCCAGACCCAGCTGTACGACGGCCGCACCGGTGAAGCGTTCGATCGCCACACCACCGTCGGTTACATGCACTACCTGAAGCTGAACCACCTGGTCGACGACAAGATGCACGCCCGTTCGACCGGTCCGTACTCGCTCGTCACCCAGCAGCCGCTGGGCGGCAAGGCGCAGTTCGGCGGCCAGCGCTTCGGTGAAATGGAAGTCTGGGCGCTGGAAGCCTACGGCGCGGCCTACACCCTGCAGGAAATGCTGACGGTGAAGTCCGATGACGTGCAGGGCCGCAACCAGATGTACAAGAACATCGTCGACGGTGAGCACGAGATGGTCGCGGGCATGCCGGAATCCTTCAACGTGCTCGTGAAGGAAATCCGCTCGCTGGCCATCAACATGGAACTGGAAGACAACTGATCCATGCCGGCGCGGCGGCCTCCACCGCCGCGCCGCTGGCAGTCAACTGAAAGCCCATCGACACAGCATTCCTCCTTCTGGAGAACACCATGAAAGACCTGCTCAACCTCTTCAACCAGCAGCGCCAGACGCTGGACTTCGACGCGATCAAGATCGCGCTGGCCTCGCCGGACCTGATCCGTTCGTGGTCCTTCGGCGAAGTGAAGAAGCCGGAAACCATCAACTACCGTACCTTCAAGCCGGAACGCGACGGCCTGTTCTGCGCCGCCATCTTCGGCCCGGTGAAGGACTACGAGTGCCTGTGCGGCAAGTACAAGCGCATGAAGCACCGCGGCGTGGTCTGCGAAAAGTGCGGCACCGAAGTGACCCTGGCCAAGGTGCGCCGTGAGCGCATGGGCCACATCGACCTGGCTTCGCCGGTCGCGCACATCTGGTTCCTCAAGTCGCTGCCGTCGCGCATCGGCCTGATGCTGGACATGACCCTGCGCGACATCGAGCGCGTGCTGTACTTCGAAGCGTACGTGGTGACCGAGCCGGGCCTGACCGCCCTGGAGCGCCGCCAGCTGCTGACCGAAGAGCAGTACCTGCAGGCGCGCCAGGAGCACGGTGACGACTTCGACGCCGCCATGGGCGCCGAGGCCGTCTACGAACTGCTGCGCACGATCGACCTGCAGTCGGAAATGACCCGCCTGCGCGAGGAAATCGCTGCTACCGGTTCGGAAACCAAGCTCAAGCGCCTCACCAAGCGCATCAAGCTGATCGAAGCCTTCCTGGAATCGGGCAACCGTCCGGAATGGATGGTCATGACCGTGCTGCCGGTGCTGCCGCCGGACCTGCGTCCGCTGGTCCCGCTGGATGGTGGCCGCTTCGCGACCTCCGACCTGAACGACCTGTACCGCCGCGTCATCAACCGCAACAACCGCCTGCGCCGCCTGCTCGAACTGAGCGCGCCGGACATCATCGTGCGCAATGAAAAGCGCATGCTGCAGGAATCGGTCGATGCGCTGCTGGACAACGGCCGTCGTGGTCGTGCCATCACCGGCACCAACAAGCGCCCGCTGAAGTCGCTGGCCGACATGATCAAGGGCAAGCAGGGTCG
The sequence above is a segment of the Stenotrophomonas maltophilia genome. Coding sequences within it:
- the rpoB gene encoding DNA-directed RNA polymerase subunit beta; the encoded protein is MTSYSFTEKKRIRKDFGKQRSILEVPFLLAIQVDSYREFLQENVDPAKRTDHGLHAALKSVFPIASYSGNAALEYVGYKLGEPVFDERECRQRGMSYGAPLRVTVRLVIYDRESSTKAIKYVKEQEVYLGEIPLMTENGTFIVNGTERVIVSQLHRSPGVFFDHDRGKTHSSGKLLYSARIIPYRGSWLDFEFDPKDALFTRIDRRRKLPVSILLRALGYSNEEMLAEFFEINTFHINPDEGVQLELVPERLRGETLGFDLADGDKVIVEAGKRITARHIKQLEASGIAALAVPDDYIVGRILSHDVVDASTGELLAQANDEISDEQLQNFRKAGVDAVGTLWVNDLDRGPYLSNTLRIDPTKTQLEALVEIYRMMRPGEPPTKDAAQNLFHNLFFTFERYDLSAVGRMKFNRRVGRKETTGEAVLYDSKYFGERNDEESKRLVAAHGDSSDILDVIKVLTEIRNGRGVVDDIDHLGNRRVRSVGEMAENVFRVGLVRVERAVKERLSMAESEGLTPQELINAKPVAAAIKEFFGSSQLSQFMDQNNPLSEVTHKRRVSALGPGGLTRERAGFEVRDVHPTHYGRVCTIETPEGPNIGLINSLAVYARTNKYGFLETPYRKVVDGKVFDEVEFLSAIEENEYVIAQANALTNADSVLTEQFVPCRFQGESLLKPPAEVHFMDVSPMQTVSIAAALVPFLEHDDANRALMGANMQRQAVPTLRSQKPLVGTGIERAVARDSGVTVNARRGGEIVQIDAARIVVKVVEEEIVGATDAGVDIYNLVKYTRSNQNTCINQRPLVQVGDVIARGDVLADGPSTDIGELALGQNMLIAFMPWNGYNFEDSILLSERVVEEDRYTTIHIEELTCVARDTKLGPEEISADIPNVSEQALNRLDESGVVYIGAEVRAGDIMVGKVTPKGESQLTPEEKLLRAIFGEKASDVKDSSLRVPPGMDGTVIDVQVFTRDGIEKDKRARQIEESEIKRVKKDFDDQFRILEAAIYMRLRSQIVGKVVNGGAGLKKGDVISDAFLDGLKKADWFALRMKDEDASEAIERAQKQIQAHEKEFERRFADKRGKITAGDDLAPGVLKMVKVFLAVKRRIQPGDKMAGRHGNKGVVSNVVPVEDMPYMASGETVDIVLNPLGVPSRMNIGQILEVHLGWAAKGLGRKIQAMMEAQAAVADLRKFLDDIYNHDDTNVANRVDLSQFSDEELLRLARNLTDGVPMATPVFDGATEAEIKRMLELADLPSSGQTQLYDGRTGEAFDRHTTVGYMHYLKLNHLVDDKMHARSTGPYSLVTQQPLGGKAQFGGQRFGEMEVWALEAYGAAYTLQEMLTVKSDDVQGRNQMYKNIVDGEHEMVAGMPESFNVLVKEIRSLAINMELEDN